The Chaetodon trifascialis isolate fChaTrf1 chromosome 16, fChaTrf1.hap1, whole genome shotgun sequence genome includes a region encoding these proteins:
- the scn4bb gene encoding sodium channel, voltage-gated, type IV, beta b, with protein MEVQWVGVEPPRLGPPHTAVGLIFSILLGMWSAQALEMSVGKIPFLEAVNGSTVMLPCTYSSCIGIKNLYFNWQFNDNGTMQKVCESVIPSEGVVPHVSIYRDRVEFVGKNDHNNISILLWNITFEDDGQYTCFGRNPKEKGKNHSAIFKLIVVDELRVVDNSLATIIASAVGGAIALIMGFMLLKNFTLFVLYKLEEKNKECLVSSSGIDNTENGLSGSKADSKPTPKKK; from the exons ATGGAAGTCCAGTGGGTTGGGGTTGAACCCCCAAGGCTGGGCCCTCCACACACAGCCGTCGGCCTGATATTCTCTATACTGCTTG gcaTGTGGTCTGCTCAGGCCCTCGAGATGTCTGTAGGGAAGATTCCCTTCCTAGAGGCAGTGAATGGCAGCACAGTGATGTTGCCTTGCACATACTCCAGCTGTATCGGCATCAAGAACCTCTACTTCAACTGGCAATTCAATGACAACGGCACCATGCAGAAG GTGTGTGAGTCAGTGATACCATCAGAGGGAGTGGTGCCACATGTGAGTATATATCGAGACCGGGTGGAGTTTGTGGGGAAAAACGATCACAACAACATCTCCATCTTGCTGTGGAACATCACCTTCGAGGATGACGGCCAATACACTTGTTTTGGGCGCAACCCCAAAGAGAAGGGCAAGAACCACAGTGCCATCTTCAAACTCATTGTGGTGGACGAGT TGAGGGTGGTGGACAACTCGCTGGCCACCATAATAGCCTCAGCTGTGGGTGGAGCCATCGCGTTGATAATGGGCTTCATGTTGCTGAAGAACTTCACTCTCTTTGTTCTTTACAAGCTTGAGGAGAAAAA TAAGGAGTGCCTTGTATCTTCATCAGGGATCGACAACACAGAAAATGGCCTCTCAGGATCCAAAGCTGATTCAAAACCAACACcaaaaaagaaatga